The following proteins are encoded in a genomic region of Tenacibaculum sp. 190524A05c:
- a CDS encoding DUF5777 family beta-barrel protein: protein MYYKRLTILFCFIFSLNIFSTFAQEDLLNELDDLVKKDKDSTKNNDGGETNFELPAFKTLKIGNLQSTKVADKGDLFLIVSHRFGPLKDGFDTFLGLDLANTKIELLYSFFDGLQFSISRESFEKTIAFASKVRLKRQSNSFPLNLTAYGTMNINAELSNSRFTNYTLKDEDRFSYALQFLASRRFSKNFSLELAPTYVRENLQILDETFEANHNQFALGIGGRLKLSKRISFNAEYVHNFNRHKNSIFYNPYTFGVDIETGGHVFQLLFTNAQSTNEPGYISNAGGDIAFGFNIVRVF from the coding sequence ATGTATTATAAAAGACTAACTATACTTTTCTGTTTTATTTTTTCACTCAACATCTTTTCGACATTCGCTCAGGAAGATTTGTTAAACGAACTAGATGATTTAGTAAAAAAAGATAAAGATTCAACAAAAAATAATGATGGAGGTGAAACTAATTTTGAACTTCCAGCATTCAAAACACTCAAAATTGGCAACTTGCAATCAACAAAAGTTGCCGATAAAGGGGATTTATTCTTAATTGTTTCGCATAGATTCGGGCCTTTAAAAGATGGTTTTGATACTTTTCTAGGTCTTGATCTAGCGAATACAAAGATTGAGTTGTTATATAGTTTTTTCGACGGACTTCAATTTAGCATTAGTAGAGAATCTTTTGAAAAGACGATCGCTTTTGCTAGTAAAGTCCGTTTAAAAAGACAATCCAATTCTTTCCCTTTAAATTTAACTGCATATGGAACAATGAATATTAATGCAGAATTAAGTAATAGTCGTTTTACCAATTACACTTTAAAGGACGAAGATAGATTTAGCTATGCATTACAATTTTTAGCTTCTCGTAGATTTTCTAAAAACTTCTCTTTAGAGTTAGCTCCAACATATGTGAGAGAAAATTTACAAATCTTAGATGAAACTTTTGAAGCCAATCATAACCAATTTGCTTTAGGAATTGGAGGTCGTTTAAAGCTTAGTAAAAGAATAAGTTTTAATGCAGAATATGTACATAATTTCAACAGGCACAAAAATTCAATTTTCTATAACCCATATACATTTGGAGTTGATATAGAAACTGGAGGTCATGTATTTCAATTACTATTCACGAATGCACAATCTACTAATGAACCAGGATACATTAGTAATGCTGGTGGCGATATAGCATTTGGATTTAATATCGTAAGAGTATTTTAG
- a CDS encoding Gfo/Idh/MocA family oxidoreductase translates to MKKYNWAILGCGWIAEIFASDLKVLDSAVLYAAASRDISKAEKFADKFGFEKAYGSYLEMLEDDNVDIVYIATPHTLHCEHTLLSLKHKKAVLCEKAFAINEKEVQLMINASKEYNTFLMEAFWTRLVPTFKKVLSIIESKKLGALKTVQSDFMFHSPYNEKSRLYNLDLGGGALLDIGIYPVFTALETLGEPKNIISNAIKSPTGSDEHIDIIFEYENNQKAYLRAGFKNDTPNFSIFHFEKGTVQISREMNCPIIIKTEDGIQELKEDDGPGYGYYFEASHVMECLDQGLIESPILTNEFSLRLIKTLDKIREKVNVVYPNHD, encoded by the coding sequence TTGAAGAAGTATAATTGGGCCATATTAGGTTGTGGTTGGATAGCAGAAATTTTTGCAAGCGATTTAAAAGTATTAGATAGCGCCGTTTTATATGCTGCAGCTTCACGAGATATATCTAAAGCGGAAAAGTTTGCAGATAAGTTTGGTTTTGAAAAAGCCTATGGAAGTTATCTTGAAATGTTAGAAGATGATAATGTTGATATCGTTTACATTGCAACACCTCATACATTGCACTGCGAGCATACATTATTATCTCTAAAACATAAAAAGGCGGTTTTATGCGAAAAAGCTTTTGCCATAAACGAAAAGGAAGTTCAGTTAATGATTAATGCTTCGAAAGAGTATAATACTTTTTTAATGGAAGCTTTTTGGACTCGTTTGGTTCCCACATTTAAGAAGGTTTTATCGATAATTGAGTCTAAAAAATTAGGAGCACTTAAAACTGTACAGTCTGATTTTATGTTTCATTCACCATATAATGAAAAAAGTAGATTATACAACTTGGACCTAGGTGGTGGAGCTTTACTCGATATTGGAATTTATCCGGTATTTACAGCACTTGAAACTTTAGGAGAACCTAAAAATATCATCTCTAATGCAATTAAAAGTCCAACAGGATCAGATGAACATATTGATATTATTTTTGAATATGAGAATAATCAAAAAGCATATTTAAGAGCAGGTTTTAAAAATGATACTCCGAATTTTTCAATTTTTCATTTTGAGAAAGGAACGGTTCAGATTTCAAGAGAAATGAATTGTCCGATTATTATAAAAACAGAAGATGGGATTCAGGAATTAAAAGAAGATGACGGACCAGGATATGGTTATTATTTTGAAGCTTCTCATGTGATGGAGTGTTTAGATCAAGGATTGATAGAAAGTCCAATTTTAACCAATGAATTCAGTTTGAGATTAATCAAAACTTTAGATAAAATAAGAGAAAAAGTAAATGTAGTTTACCCTAATCATGATTAA
- a CDS encoding radical SAM protein has translation MPVRKYTYYDFTLSLCPECLKRVDAKIVFENDKVYMLKRCPEHGNSKVLIADDIEYYKNIRNYNKPSETPYTFNTKTHYGCPYDCGLCPDHEQHSCLTVLEVTDRCNLTCPTCYAGSSPTYGRHRTLDEIKKMLDTIVKNEKEPDVVQISGGEPTIHPEFFEILDYAKSLPIRHLMLNTNGIKIAKDKEFVKKLKSYTPDFEIYLQFDSFEDEVLKTMRGAELSDIRKQAIANLNEVNLSTTLVVTLQKGLNDHEIGKIIDYALQQKCVRGVTLQPTQIAGRLENFDPETDRLTLTEVRRKILEQAPIFNSDDLIPVPCNPDALVMGYALKLDGEVFPLTRYVNPADLLDNSKNTIVYEQDEQLHGKMIELFSTGNSVEVAEENLKSIMCCLPNIDAPNLGYDNLFRIIIMQFIDAYNFDVRAIKKSCVHIVDKDYKIIPFETMNLLYRDGKKKQLETLKTL, from the coding sequence ATGCCCGTTAGAAAATATACATATTACGATTTTACTTTGAGTTTATGTCCAGAATGTTTGAAACGTGTGGATGCTAAAATTGTATTTGAGAATGATAAGGTTTATATGCTCAAAAGATGTCCTGAGCACGGGAATTCAAAAGTTTTGATAGCTGATGATATTGAATATTATAAAAACATCAGAAACTATAATAAACCATCTGAAACACCATATACTTTTAATACGAAAACACATTATGGTTGTCCGTATGATTGTGGCTTATGTCCAGATCACGAACAACATTCTTGTTTAACGGTTTTAGAAGTAACAGATCGATGTAATTTGACTTGTCCAACTTGTTATGCAGGTTCTTCGCCAACATATGGTAGACATAGAACTTTAGATGAGATTAAAAAGATGTTGGATACTATTGTAAAGAACGAAAAAGAGCCAGATGTTGTTCAGATTAGTGGAGGAGAACCAACAATACATCCTGAGTTTTTTGAAATTCTAGATTATGCCAAATCACTTCCAATTAGGCATTTGATGTTAAATACCAATGGAATCAAAATTGCCAAGGACAAAGAGTTTGTAAAAAAGTTGAAATCATATACTCCTGATTTTGAAATTTATTTACAGTTTGATTCTTTTGAAGATGAGGTTCTAAAAACAATGAGAGGAGCTGAATTATCAGATATACGGAAACAAGCCATAGCAAACTTAAACGAGGTAAATTTATCTACAACTCTTGTAGTTACATTGCAAAAAGGGTTAAATGATCATGAAATAGGAAAGATTATTGATTATGCTTTACAACAAAAATGTGTTCGAGGAGTTACTTTGCAACCAACTCAAATTGCAGGTAGATTAGAGAATTTTGATCCAGAAACAGATCGATTAACACTTACGGAAGTTCGAAGAAAAATTTTAGAACAAGCTCCAATTTTTAATTCAGATGATTTGATTCCTGTTCCTTGTAATCCAGATGCATTGGTCATGGGATATGCATTAAAATTAGACGGAGAAGTATTTCCATTAACTCGATATGTAAATCCGGCTGATTTATTGGATAATAGTAAAAATACTATTGTTTATGAGCAAGATGAACAATTACATGGTAAAATGATAGAGTTGTTCAGTACAGGAAATTCAGTTGAAGTTGCAGAAGAGAATTTAAAATCAATAATGTGTTGTTTACCAAATATTGATGCTCCCAATTTAGGTTATGATAATTTGTTCAGAATTATAATTATGCAGTTTATTGATGCTTATAATTTTGATGTAAGAGCCATTAAAAAATCTTGCGTTCATATTGTTGATAAGGATTATAAGATTATTCCTTTTGAAACTATGAATTTGTTGTATCGAGACGGTAAAAAGAAACAATTAGAAACTTTAAAAACCTTGTAA
- a CDS encoding prolipoprotein diacylglyceryl transferase — MDIPFEPIVFGFKINIHLILEYLAFFLGYRYYAYLKKNSEDVIPSSNRLYIILGAAIGALLGSRIIGVLEHPFAFTNQSFIYAMNSKTIMGGLFGGLLGVEIAKKIIGERHSSGDLFTLPIVFGIFIGRIGCFLTGVNEFTYGRETNFFLGMDLGDGVIRHPLALYELIFLVFLFLFLKSQLKRNLESGEVFKLFMLFYFGFRFMIEFLKPNAFFILGLSTIQILCITCWLYYYKFILKAMKNAR; from the coding sequence TTGGACATTCCTTTTGAACCTATTGTTTTTGGTTTTAAGATCAATATTCATTTAATTTTAGAGTACTTGGCTTTCTTCTTGGGGTATCGATATTACGCGTATTTGAAAAAGAATAGTGAAGATGTAATTCCTTCGTCAAATCGATTATATATCATTTTAGGAGCGGCAATTGGAGCATTATTAGGTTCTAGAATTATCGGGGTTTTAGAACATCCATTTGCGTTTACCAATCAGTCTTTTATTTATGCAATGAATTCAAAAACAATTATGGGTGGATTGTTTGGAGGATTATTGGGAGTTGAAATTGCTAAAAAAATTATTGGAGAACGACATTCATCTGGAGATTTATTCACGCTACCTATCGTGTTCGGAATCTTTATTGGAAGAATCGGTTGTTTTTTAACTGGAGTTAATGAATTCACTTATGGGAGAGAAACTAATTTTTTCTTAGGAATGGATTTAGGAGATGGCGTTATTCGTCATCCATTAGCATTATATGAATTAATCTTTTTAGTGTTTTTATTTCTATTCTTGAAAAGTCAACTCAAACGAAACTTGGAAAGCGGTGAAGTTTTTAAACTTTTTATGTTGTTTTATTTCGGATTTCGATTTATGATTGAGTTTTTAAAACCAAATGCGTTTTTTATTTTGGGTTTAAGTACAATTCAAATATTATGCATAACTTGTTGGTTATATTACTATAAGTTTATCCTAAAAGCTATGAAAAATGCCCGTTAG
- the dusB gene encoding tRNA dihydrouridine synthase DusB, producing the protein MVKIDNIELPDFPLLLAPMEDVSDPPFRALCKENGADVVYTEFISSEGLIRDAAKSVIKLDIYEKERPVGIQIFGANMDSMLRSIEIVEKTKPDIIDINFGCPVKKVVSKGAGAGILKDIDLMVKLTEAMVKHTDLPVTVKTRLGWDHDSIRIVEVAERLQDVGIKAISIHGRTRAQMYKGSADWKPIADVKNNPRMHIPVFGNGDVDSPEKAMEMRDKYGLDGAMIGRASIGYPWFFNEVKHFFKTGEHLQKPTIAERVEVARRHLQMSIDWKGEHLGVVETRRHYTNYFKGIPHFKEYRLKLVTSDDPNDVFNAFNEIESKFGDARIPEIG; encoded by the coding sequence ATGGTAAAGATAGACAACATAGAACTTCCAGATTTTCCATTGCTACTAGCGCCAATGGAAGATGTTAGTGATCCTCCTTTCAGAGCTTTATGTAAGGAAAACGGTGCAGATGTAGTATATACAGAATTTATTTCTTCTGAAGGATTAATTCGTGATGCTGCCAAAAGCGTTATAAAATTAGATATTTATGAGAAGGAGCGACCTGTTGGAATTCAAATTTTTGGAGCCAATATGGATTCTATGCTACGCTCTATTGAAATCGTAGAGAAAACAAAACCAGACATTATTGATATCAACTTTGGATGCCCAGTTAAAAAAGTAGTTTCGAAAGGAGCTGGAGCTGGAATTTTAAAGGATATTGATTTAATGGTGAAATTAACTGAGGCCATGGTAAAGCATACAGATTTACCAGTTACAGTTAAAACTCGTTTAGGTTGGGATCATGATTCTATCCGAATTGTTGAAGTTGCGGAACGTTTACAAGATGTGGGAATTAAAGCCATTTCGATTCATGGTAGAACTAGAGCACAAATGTATAAAGGTAGTGCAGACTGGAAACCAATTGCTGACGTAAAAAACAATCCTAGAATGCATATTCCTGTATTTGGAAATGGTGATGTTGATTCACCAGAAAAAGCTATGGAAATGCGTGACAAATACGGGCTAGATGGTGCAATGATTGGAAGAGCATCTATCGGCTACCCATGGTTCTTTAATGAAGTAAAACACTTCTTCAAAACTGGAGAACATTTACAGAAACCTACAATTGCTGAACGAGTAGAAGTTGCTCGTCGTCATTTACAAATGTCAATTGACTGGAAAGGTGAACATTTAGGAGTTGTAGAAACAAGAAGACATTACACGAATTACTTTAAAGGAATTCCTCATTTTAAAGAATATCGATTGAAGTTAGTAACTTCTGATGATCCTAATGATGTTTTCAATGCTTTTAATGAGATTGAAAGTAAATTTGGAGATGCAAGAATTCCAGAAATAGGGTAG
- a CDS encoding ABC transporter permease: MFGVIVGTLALFIILSGFSGLRTFSYSLLNASDPDIKISPVKSKTFEYSKIVDDELISNTNIESFSKVAEERVFLKYKDKSHIAYIKGVDNNYTDVVAVDSSLVVGNWIDPEFRNTAVIGNGISYKLSLRIFNLSDPLKIFVPKPGKGLLNANNAFRSTNVQIIGVYSGSEEYQNKYVFTELEVAQQLLNYDSKQITGVEIKLRDPNRVDEEAELLQKNLGENYNVQTRAELNALIYKVINTENFVSYLIFTLIVIIALFNVIGAIIMMIIDKRKNLKTLLDLGTTLQDIKRIFVLQGFLLCLVGMAVGLILGVILVIVQQRFELFMITQNIPYPVEFRWTNLLVVMFTIATLGFLAAKIASSRISHSFIGK, from the coding sequence ATGTTTGGAGTAATCGTTGGGACCTTAGCTTTATTTATAATTCTATCTGGTTTTTCAGGATTACGAACGTTTAGTTATTCTTTACTAAATGCATCAGATCCCGATATTAAAATTTCGCCAGTAAAAAGTAAAACTTTTGAGTACTCTAAAATTGTTGATGATGAGTTAATCTCAAATACAAATATTGAATCTTTTTCTAAGGTAGCGGAAGAACGAGTATTCTTAAAATATAAAGATAAGAGTCATATTGCCTATATAAAAGGAGTAGATAATAATTACACTGATGTTGTTGCTGTAGATTCGTCTTTGGTTGTTGGAAACTGGATTGATCCTGAGTTCAGAAACACAGCAGTTATCGGAAATGGAATTTCTTACAAACTTTCGCTTAGAATTTTTAATCTTTCAGATCCTTTAAAGATTTTTGTTCCTAAACCTGGTAAAGGTTTACTAAATGCAAACAATGCTTTTAGATCTACAAATGTGCAAATAATTGGAGTATATTCTGGTTCAGAAGAGTATCAGAATAAATATGTTTTCACTGAATTGGAAGTGGCTCAACAATTATTGAATTATGATTCAAAACAAATAACAGGAGTAGAGATTAAATTAAGAGATCCAAATCGTGTTGATGAGGAGGCAGAATTACTACAGAAGAATTTAGGAGAGAATTATAATGTTCAAACTAGAGCAGAATTAAATGCTTTGATCTATAAAGTAATCAATACAGAGAATTTTGTTTCCTATCTAATATTCACGCTAATTGTAATTATTGCGTTGTTCAATGTTATTGGTGCAATTATTATGATGATAATCGATAAGAGAAAGAATTTAAAAACTTTATTAGATCTTGGTACTACGCTTCAAGATATTAAGCGAATATTTGTTCTTCAAGGATTTCTTTTATGCCTTGTAGGAATGGCAGTTGGTTTAATTCTAGGCGTGATTTTGGTAATTGTACAACAGCGTTTCGAATTGTTTATGATTACTCAAAACATTCCATATCCTGTAGAGTTCAGATGGACAAATTTACTTGTAGTGATGTTTACTATTGCTACTCTTGGTTTTCTAGCTGCAAAAATTGCAAGTTCTAGAATATCGCATAGTTTTATCGGAAAATAA
- the rbfA gene encoding 30S ribosome-binding factor RbfA — protein MEETNRQRKIAALLQKDLVDVLQRAAQNGMKGVIISVSKVSVTADLGVAKVYLSVFPSDKRDEIVEGVKSNTPLIRHELAQRTRNQLRRMPDLLFFGDDSLDYIEEIDKSLNGEDDNPIKNPEILPRRQKR, from the coding sequence ATGGAAGAAACGAACAGGCAACGAAAAATAGCAGCATTATTACAAAAAGATTTAGTTGATGTACTTCAACGTGCTGCTCAAAACGGAATGAAAGGAGTAATTATCTCAGTATCTAAGGTTTCAGTAACTGCAGATCTTGGGGTAGCTAAAGTGTATCTTAGTGTTTTTCCTTCGGATAAAAGAGATGAAATTGTTGAAGGTGTAAAATCTAATACACCATTAATTCGTCATGAATTAGCACAACGTACAAGAAATCAATTAAGAAGAATGCCAGATTTATTATTCTTCGGAGATGATAGTTTAGACTATATCGAAGAGATTGATAAGTCATTGAATGGAGAGGATGATAATCCAATAAAAAATCCTGAAATTTTACCACGCAGACAAAAACGTTAA
- a CDS encoding response regulator transcription factor, which produces MKYSVVVVDDHTLLSQAIEGMVNTFDKFKVLYTCKNGGEVQEKFTASPRNIPDIVLVDVNMPVMNGIETTEWVVTNYPNVNVLALSVEDADGTILKMLKAGAIGYLLKDTKKEVLERALLEIMDNGFYHTKSVTNLLLDSVSGKKSRDQVNFKENEIKFMRLACSELTYKEIAEKMFLSPKTIDGYRDSLFTKLDIRNRVGLVMYAIKHKIYMP; this is translated from the coding sequence ATGAAATATTCAGTTGTCGTAGTGGACGACCATACGCTATTGTCTCAGGCTATAGAAGGTATGGTTAATACTTTTGATAAATTCAAAGTATTATACACGTGTAAAAATGGAGGAGAAGTTCAAGAAAAATTCACTGCTTCCCCCCGAAACATTCCTGACATCGTCCTAGTAGATGTCAACATGCCTGTAATGAATGGTATTGAAACAACAGAATGGGTTGTTACCAACTATCCTAATGTTAATGTCCTAGCATTATCTGTGGAAGATGCTGATGGAACTATCCTTAAAATGTTAAAAGCAGGAGCCATTGGTTATTTGCTAAAAGACACTAAAAAAGAGGTCTTAGAAAGAGCATTATTAGAAATAATGGATAATGGTTTCTATCACACTAAAAGTGTAACCAACCTGTTGTTAGATTCTGTTTCAGGAAAGAAAAGTAGAGATCAAGTTAATTTCAAAGAAAACGAAATTAAGTTTATGCGTTTAGCTTGCTCAGAGTTAACGTATAAAGAGATCGCAGAGAAAATGTTTTTAAGTCCAAAAACAATAGACGGCTATAGAGATAGCTTGTTTACGAAATTAGACATTAGAAACAGAGTAGGATTGGTAATGTATGCAATTAAACATAAAATTTATATGCCATAA
- a CDS encoding sensor histidine kinase gives MEQQGAEVLIISTILIVLIVVFLIVLFTIFQRRKNHLLREKAEEKERFEKEIAETQIEIREETLRNISWELHDNIGQLLTLAKIQLQNASPENLNDISETITKSLNEIRSLSKLINPEFIKNVKLKEALELEIERFNRLQFIDASLTVKGEEQEIDQKHGIIMFRILQEFFSNTIKHARGSKLEVFLNFKEDVLEITAKDNGVGFNIDEVNKKGIGLQNIKTRVKLINAEANLKSIPNKGTTLNIYYYIYRV, from the coding sequence ATGGAGCAGCAAGGAGCAGAGGTACTTATAATCTCAACAATTTTAATAGTTTTAATTGTTGTATTTTTAATAGTTCTTTTTACAATATTTCAAAGAAGAAAGAACCATTTATTACGCGAAAAAGCAGAGGAAAAAGAGCGTTTCGAGAAAGAAATTGCAGAAACGCAGATAGAAATTCGAGAAGAAACGTTAAGAAATATAAGTTGGGAGTTGCACGATAATATCGGGCAACTCCTGACTTTAGCTAAAATTCAACTACAAAATGCTTCACCGGAAAATCTAAACGATATTTCAGAAACCATTACCAAAAGTTTGAATGAAATTCGTTCTTTATCAAAACTTATTAATCCAGAGTTTATTAAAAATGTAAAACTAAAAGAAGCTCTAGAGTTAGAAATTGAGAGATTCAATCGTTTGCAATTTATAGATGCTAGTTTAACCGTTAAGGGAGAAGAACAGGAAATAGATCAGAAGCACGGAATTATAATGTTTAGGATTCTTCAAGAGTTTTTTTCAAATACAATAAAACATGCTCGAGGCTCAAAATTAGAAGTGTTTTTAAACTTTAAAGAGGATGTTTTAGAAATAACTGCAAAAGATAACGGAGTTGGTTTTAATATCGATGAGGTGAACAAAAAAGGTATTGGATTACAAAATATTAAAACAAGAGTTAAATTAATAAATGCGGAAGCCAATTTAAAATCTATACCTAATAAGGGTACAACTTTAAATATTTATTATTACATTTATAGAGTATAA
- a CDS encoding DUF2589 domain-containing protein produces the protein MPNLVPELNSLDFNVYVGGPLQAAIQAQTAASMATVNFIKEVGFEKDADPTKPDALRYVDFQYKKSVPNPHKGKTAQELSDEGLPANTDTAANFIDSEIEIKVPFLTMLTIPSIRIDEVNIDFNARLSSTETSNVSSEFAASAELGINYKIVNFKASASYKRNTSQGVKVDKTYNLGVKVKAVNDELPEGLSRILDMLEDSIAAVA, from the coding sequence ATGCCAAATTTAGTACCTGAGTTAAACAGCTTAGATTTTAATGTATACGTTGGGGGACCATTACAGGCAGCTATTCAAGCTCAAACTGCAGCTTCTATGGCTACAGTTAACTTTATCAAAGAAGTAGGTTTTGAAAAAGATGCAGATCCTACAAAACCAGACGCATTGCGTTATGTAGATTTCCAATACAAGAAATCTGTTCCGAATCCGCATAAAGGAAAAACTGCTCAAGAATTATCTGATGAAGGATTACCTGCAAATACAGATACCGCTGCTAACTTTATAGATAGTGAAATCGAGATTAAAGTTCCATTTTTAACTATGTTAACAATTCCATCAATTCGAATTGATGAAGTAAACATTGACTTTAATGCTCGTTTAAGTTCTACAGAAACAAGTAATGTTTCTTCTGAATTTGCAGCTAGTGCAGAATTAGGAATCAATTACAAAATCGTAAACTTTAAAGCTTCAGCTTCTTACAAAAGAAACACTTCACAAGGTGTAAAAGTTGATAAAACTTACAACTTAGGTGTAAAAGTTAAAGCGGTAAATGACGAATTACCTGAAGGATTAAGTAGAATTTTAGATATGCTAGAAGATAGCATCGCAGCAGTAGCTTAG
- the mce gene encoding methylmalonyl-CoA epimerase translates to MNKIEHIGIAVKSIEKSNALFASLFGEEHYKIEEVASEGVKTSFFKTGPNKIELLEATKPDSPIAKFIEKKGEGIHHIAFAVDDIESEIKRLQNEGFTVLNEVPKKGADNKLVAFLHPKTTNGVLIELCQDIKS, encoded by the coding sequence ATGAACAAAATTGAACACATTGGTATTGCTGTAAAAAGCATTGAAAAATCGAACGCTTTATTCGCTTCTCTATTTGGAGAGGAACATTATAAAATTGAAGAAGTAGCTAGTGAAGGCGTAAAAACTTCTTTCTTTAAAACAGGACCGAATAAAATTGAGCTTTTAGAAGCTACAAAACCTGACAGTCCTATTGCGAAGTTTATTGAGAAAAAAGGTGAAGGAATTCACCATATTGCTTTTGCTGTAGATGATATTGAAAGTGAAATTAAACGATTACAAAACGAAGGGTTTACTGTTTTAAATGAAGTTCCTAAAAAAGGAGCTGATAATAAACTAGTAGCGTTTTTACATCCGAAAACAACTAACGGAGTTCTTATTGAACTTTGCCAAGATATTAAAAGTTAG
- a CDS encoding cell division protein FtsX has translation MTNSYDSFQKRRLRSSYASVIISIAIVLFMIGILGLILLKSTKVANHFKEEVVMSLFLKDEVTKDQINSFRESLVKESFTKELYFISKEEAAKTYSKDLGEDFLDFLGSNPLKNGIDLHLNADYVTPEQMQELEQKFLKNAYIIDVSYDKPLVEQLTKNIQRISFWLLVLSGFFAVVSIILINSSIRLSIYSKRFNIKTMQMVGATKNFIRKPFIWQSIRLGLIGALIALVILAFVIYYIDKYIPSLELTKDYLSLLYLASGILISSLIITWVSTYFATQRFLNLQTNELYY, from the coding sequence ATGACGAATTCTTATGATTCTTTCCAGAAAAGACGATTACGTTCATCGTATGCTTCGGTTATTATAAGTATTGCTATTGTACTGTTTATGATTGGTATTTTAGGATTGATTTTATTAAAGTCGACCAAAGTTGCCAACCACTTTAAAGAAGAAGTAGTGATGTCTTTATTCTTAAAAGACGAAGTCACCAAAGATCAAATTAATAGTTTTAGAGAATCTCTTGTTAAAGAATCGTTCACTAAAGAATTGTACTTTATTTCTAAGGAAGAAGCAGCAAAAACATATAGTAAAGATTTAGGAGAAGATTTTTTAGATTTCTTAGGAAGTAATCCTTTAAAAAACGGAATTGATTTGCATTTAAATGCTGATTATGTTACTCCTGAACAGATGCAAGAATTGGAACAAAAATTCTTGAAAAACGCTTATATAATTGACGTTTCTTACGACAAACCTTTGGTTGAACAGTTAACTAAAAATATTCAGCGCATAAGTTTTTGGCTTTTAGTTTTAAGTGGATTTTTTGCTGTAGTTTCTATTATATTAATTAATAGTTCTATTCGATTATCAATTTACTCAAAGCGATTTAATATTAAAACAATGCAAATGGTGGGAGCGACTAAGAACTTTATTCGTAAACCATTTATTTGGCAAAGCATTCGTTTAGGATTAATTGGAGCATTAATTGCTTTAGTAATTTTAGCTTTTGTGATTTACTATATTGACAAGTACATACCTTCATTAGAATTAACGAAAGATTATTTGTCTTTACTATATTTGGCCTCTGGCATTTTAATTAGTTCATTAATTATTACTTGGGTTAGTACATATTTCGCTACTCAAAGATTTTTGAATTTACAAACGAACGAATTATACTATTAG
- a CDS encoding DUF3098 domain-containing protein, protein MSKNKNSNQPEFLFGKRNYMLMLIGLAVIALGFILMAGGGSKDPNVFNPEIYSWRRIRLAPTLVIIGLGIEIYAILANPKK, encoded by the coding sequence ATGAGTAAAAATAAAAATTCAAATCAACCAGAATTTTTATTCGGTAAAAGAAATTATATGCTAATGCTTATTGGATTAGCGGTTATTGCTTTAGGATTTATCTTAATGGCAGGCGGAGGAAGTAAAGATCCTAATGTTTTTAATCCTGAAATTTATAGTTGGAGAAGAATTCGTTTAGCTCCTACCCTAGTTATTATTGGATTAGGAATCGAAATCTATGCTATTTTAGCCAATCCTAAAAAATAA